From the Primulina tabacum isolate GXHZ01 chromosome 3, ASM2559414v2, whole genome shotgun sequence genome, one window contains:
- the LOC142538441 gene encoding uncharacterized protein LOC142538441 produces MSNQILDSSSDDLWMVVRKRPARFSLLEYCLITGLDCAIEPEDLPDRGVFGTTHFPGKADIVLGDLEGNIIVQEHNETGLDMEKIKMASLYFCCAVFGEATRKKTTKIDPKYLRLVDDLDMFNHYPWGRVAYRDAVRCLKKDLLGRYNYLAEAQGRKEVEGSFLVGGFVLPLQIFAYECYPSVAQKLARRRDVDGLMLPRMFQWVTKTWASNRAPTGVEIAAAFGDCPIDVSNMN; encoded by the exons ATGAGTAACCAGATACTTGATAGTAGTAGTGATGATTTGTGGATGGTGGTGCGCAAAAGGCCTGCTAGATTTTCTTTGTTAGAGTATTGTTTAATAACGGGTCTCGATTGCGCTATAGAGCCCGAAGATTTACCAGATAGGGGTGTATTTGGCACCACACACTTTCCCGGTAAGGCTGATATTGTTTTGGGTGATTTGGAGGGAAATATTATTGTCCAAGAGCATAACGAGACTGGTCTAGACATGGAGAAGATAAAGATGGCTAGTCTATACTTTTGTTGTGCCGTATTCGGTGAGGCGACGAGGAAAAAGACGACGAAGATCGACcctaaatacttgaggctcGTAGATGATTTGGATATGTTCAACCATTATCCCTGGGGTAGAGTAGCCTATCGGGATGCGGTCCGATGTCTGAAGAAGGATCTTTTAGGACGATATAATTACCTCGCCGAGGCACAGGGCCGGAAAGAAGTTGAGGGCAGCTTCCTTGTCGGTGGTTTTGTTCTCCCTCTGCag ATCTTCGCTTATGAATGTTATCCGAGCGTGGCACAGAAGTTAGCAAGGAGAAGAGATGTGGACGGTTTGATGTTGCCCAGGATGTTTCAGTGGGTGACTAAGACGTGGGCGTCAAACCGTGCCCCAACTGGTGTTGAAATCGCTGCAGCCTTCGGTGATTGTCCTATAGATGTAAGTAATATGAATTGA
- the LOC142540531 gene encoding uncharacterized protein LOC142540531 — METLPENMTSQSEPQIVDVRSVVEAISAEDSDAPLYEVESLCMRCGEQGITRFLLTLIPHFRKILLSAFECTHCGERNNEVQFAGEIQPNGCQYHLKVPSGDKKMFNRQVVKSETATIKIPELDFEIPTEAQRGSLSTVEGILVRAADELEALQDERKKVDPQTAEAIDEFLIKLRACATGDSHFTLILDDPSGNSFIENPYAPSPDQLLMIKSYERTPEQHAALGYIVEPSQGGEPYAEPTTDGTTGIPQIQSEPHGSVGAKAGRKAIAQGNSVESVDALFRYSSPEEVMTFPSTCGTCATKSECRMFVTNIPYFREVIVMASSCDGCGYRNSEVKPGGPISDKGKKITVHVKNVRDLCRDVIKSDTAGVIIPEIELELTSGTLGGLVTTVEGLISKIGESLERVHGFTFGDSVDYTEKVKWLEFSAKLEKLKSLEEPWTLIIDDALANSFVAPATDELKDDNQLTLEEYERSSEQNEELGLNDMDTSSADVYVDAN, encoded by the exons ATGGAGACTCTGCCGGAAAACATGACATCACAGAGCGAGCCCCAAATTGTGGATGTGCGGTCCGTGGTGGAGGCGATCTCAGCTGAAGATTCCGACGCCCCTCTCTACGAGGTTGAGAGCTTATGCATGCGCTGCGGCG AACAGGGGATAACAAGGTTTTTGTTAACTCTCATTCCACATTTTAGAAAG ATACTGCTGTCAGCTTTTGAATGCACCCATTGTGGGGAGAG GAATAATGAAGTGCAATTTGCCGGTGAAATCCAACCTAATGGTTGTCAATACCATCTGAAAGTACCATCAGGTGATAAAAAG ATGTTTAACCGTCAGGTTGTGAAATCAGAAACTGCCACAATCAAG ATCCCTGAGCTGGATTTTGAGATTCCTACTGAGGCTCAGCGTGGGTCTTTGTCAACG GTTGAAGGAATACTGGTCCGGGCTGCAGATGAGTTGGAAGCCCTTCAGGATGAGAGAAAG AAAGTGGATCCACAGACTGCAGAAGCAATAGATGAATTCTTGATAAAGCTGAGAGCTTGTGCCACTGGAGATTCACATTTTACTTTAATTCTTGATGATCCTTCTGGAAACAGCTTCATCGAGAACCC GTATGCCCCTTCACctgatcaattgttgatgatAAAGTCCTATGAGAGAACACCTGAGCAACATGCTGCGTTAGGATATATCGTGGAGCCATCACAAGGAGGAGAACCCTATGCTGAACCAACTACAGATGGGACCACCGGTATTCCACAAATCCAAAGTGAACCACATGGTTCAGTTGGAGCGAAAGCTGGTCGTAAAGCAATAGCTCAGGGTAATAGCGTGGAAAGTGTTGATGCTTTGTTTCGATATTCGTCGCCTGAAGAG GTCATGACTTTTCCATCAACCTGTGGAACTTGTGCCACCAAATCTGAGTGTCGAATGTTCGTAACAA ATATTCCTTATTTTAGAGAAGTTATTGTAATGGCCTCCTCTTGCGATGGTTGTGGTTACCGTAATTCTGAG GTGAAGCCTGGTGGTCCTATTTCTGACAAAGGAAAAAAGATTACAGTTCATGTGAAGAACGTAAGAGACCTTTGCAGGGATGTCATAAAG TCGGACACGGCTGGTGTGATCATTCCGGAGATTGAGTTGGAATTGACCAGTGGCACTTTAGGTGGACTTGTCACAACTGTTGAAGGTTTGATTTCAAAGATTGGTGAGA GTCTTGAGAGAGTACATGGTTTCACGTTTGGTGATAGTGTGGATTATACTGAAAAGGTCAAGTGGCTGGAGTTCAGTGCAAAACTTGAAAAG TTGAAAAGCTTGGAAGAACCTTGGACTTTGATAATTGATGATGCTTTGGCAAACTCATTCGTTGCCCCCGCAACTGATGAATTAAAAGACGATAATCAGCTGACAT TGGAGGAATACGAGAGGAGTTCGGAGCAAAATGAGGAACTGGGACTAAATGATATGGATACGTCTTCAGCTGATGTTTACGTTGATGCCAACTGA